CCGACGACCAGATCGACGTCATCAACGGCCGCCGCGACCAACTGTCCGGCAAGATCCAGGAAGCCTACGGCGTTTCGAAGGAAGAGGCGGAGCGTCAGCTCGACGATTGGGAATCGCGCCTCAACTAGCGGACGGGTACGGCGCGCGGTGCGGCGCGCCTTTCCCATAACTCCGATCGCAAAAGGAGAACTTCATGAAAGGGCTGACACACGCTCTCGTCGCGGGAGCACTCGGTTTCGGGCTCGTCGCCGGCGCGCATGCCGACGCCGTGACCAACGCCGACAAGAAGCAGGCGGA
The Betaproteobacteria bacterium genome window above contains:
- a CDS encoding CsbD family protein, translated to MNWDRIEGNWKQFRGKVKEQWGQLTDDQIDVINGRRDQLSGKIQEAYGVSKEEAERQLDDWESRLN